A single genomic interval of Saccharomyces eubayanus strain FM1318 chromosome IV, whole genome shotgun sequence harbors:
- the ATG9 gene encoding autophagy protein ATG9, translated as MERDEYQQPNSHGKNTFLSRIFGLQSDEVNPSLGSQEMSNFPIPDLERGSSLLQSSGSSQEDRDENDLRVPESDQGSSTEEEDIEEEEEEEVQAYLPQINDGLNNNRHSSVLKGGRSAFVTKKNGLERLAEDSAEDSVPKVGQLSSEEEDNEFINNDGFEDDTPLFQKGNARDTVPKKSNTVEEDQRPLFFRHILQNNYPQRNTEQLFTSSKTSHHDKGKNTDGTANNTNKSRKHSTKYFGSASQSRFTGSPSNQTNRFIKLFPLRKPNLLNNISVLNNTPEDRINTLSVKERALWKWANVENLDMFLQDVYNYYLGNGYYCIILEKILNIGTLLFVVFISTYMGHCIDYSELPTSHQISDIIIDKCYSTNITGFTKFFLWIFYFFVILKIVQLYFDVKKLSELQNFYKYLLNISDDELQTLPWQNVIQQLMYLKDQNAMTANVVEVKAKNRIDAHDVANRIMRRENYLIALYNSDILDLSLPIPLFRTNVLTKTLEWNINLCVMGFMFNESGFIKQSVLKPSQREFTREELQKRFMLAGFLNIILAPFLVTYFVLLYFFRYFNEYKTSPGSIGARQYTPIAEWRFREYNELYHIFKKRMSLSTTLANKYVDQFPKEKTNLFLKFVSFISGSFVAILAFLTVFDPENFLNFEISPDRSVIFYITILGAIWSLSRNTIAQEYHVFDPEETLKELYTYTHYLPKEWEGRYHKEEIKLEFCKLYNLRVVILLRELTSLMITPFILWFSLPSXAGKIVDFFRENSEYVDGLGYVCKYAMFNVKDLASKDTGDIKEDDATKKAYVNGGRTSNDKRKRKFATEDHGDKDTANNKMLQSYVYFMDDYSNSQNLTGKYQLPAKKIYQHNEGDSALNNKYSWRKQFQPGQKPELFRIGRHALGPNQNISLKRYSTKNPAKNWGNNNNGSSNNDDDGTNITSNTDNNNTNNEHEFELTESFLDSDTFPRYDGVNQNSMLNSHNNNSDKLNKGGVLGLVKEYYKKSDVGR; from the coding sequence ATGGAGAGAGATGAATACCAGCAGCCCAACTCTCATGGGAAAAACACTTTTCTATCGCGAATATTTGGTTTACAATCAGACGAAGTCAATCCTTCTCTCGGCAGTCAAGAGATGAGCAATTTCCCTATACCTGACTTAGAGAGAggttcttctcttttgcaATCATCTGGTAGTAGTCAAGAGGATCGAGATGAAAACGATTTGCGTGTTCCTGAATCAGATCAAGGCTCCAGcacagaagaagaagacatagaagaagaagaagaagaagaggtcCAAGCGTATTTACCACAAATTAATGACGGGTTGAATAATAATCGCCACTCCAGTGTTTTGAAGGGTGGGAGAAGTGCATTTGtaacgaagaagaatggCTTAGAGAGGTTGGCAGAGGACTCCGCCGAAGATTCTGTGCCCAAAGTTGGACAGCTTTCgtcagaagaagaagacaatgaaTTCATAAATAATGATGGGTTTGAGGATGATACCCCCCTCTTCCAGAAGGGCAATGCGCGAGATACTGTGCCTAAAAAGAGCAATACTGTGGAGGAAGATCAACGGCCTTTGTTTTTCAGACACATCTTACAGAATAACTATCCTCAGCGCAATACCGAACAGCTATTTACCTCGTCGAAAACTTCCCATCACGATAAAGGCAAGAACACAGATGGCACTGCTAATAATACCAATAAAAGCAGAAAGCATAGCACCAAATATTTTGGTAGTGCCTCACAATCTCGGTTTACTGGTTCACCATCAAACCAAACGAATAGATTCATTAAATTGTTTCCTCTAAGAAAGCCAAATTTGCTAAACAACATATCTGTCTTAAATAACACTCCCGAAGATAGAATTAATACTTTAAGTGTCAAAGAGCGGGCTCTTTGGAAGTGGGCAAATGTAGAAAACCTTGATATGTTTCTACAAGATGTTTACAACTACTATCTAGGAAATGGTTACTATTGCATCATACTGGAGAAAATTCTTAACATAGGCACTTTACTCTTTgtcgttttcatttccacATACATGGGACATTGCATTGATTATTCTGAATTGCCTACGAGTCATCAAATATCAGATATTATTATCGATAAGTGCTATTCCACCAACATAACAGGGTTCacaaagttttttctttggataTTCTATTTCTTCGTGATTCTCAAAATTGTTCAACTATATTTTGatgttaaaaaattatcagAATTGCAAAACTTCTACAAGTACCTTTTAAATATATCCGACGATGAACTTCAAACTCTGCCCTGGCAAAATGTAATACAACAACTCATGTACTTAAAGGATCAGAACGCTATGACCGCAAACGTTGTTGAAGTTAAGGCCAAGAATAGAATTGACGCGCATGATGTGGCTAATAGGATCATGCGTAGagaaaattatttgatCGCTCTTTACAACAGTGATATTTTGGACCTTTCTTTGCCGATACCACTATTTAGGACCAACGTATTGACAAAAACATTAGAATGGAATATTAACTTATGTGTCATGGGGTTTATGTTCAACGAGTCCGGCTTTATCAAGCAGAGTGTTTTGAAACCCTCTCAAAGAGAATTCACACGagaagaattacaaaagaGGTTTATGCTAGCAGGCTTTCTTAATATCATACTGGCACCATTCCTGGTTacatattttgttttgctttattttttcaggtATTTTAATGAATACAAGACATCACCTGGCTCCATTGGCGCTCGTCAATACACGCCTATAGCAGAGTGGAGATTTCGTGAATACAATGAGCTCTATCACATATTTAAAAAGAGAATGAGTCTAAGTACGACTCTGGCCAATAAATATGTTGATcagtttccaaaagaaaagaccaaTCTATTCTTaaaatttgtttcttttatcaGTGGATCATTCGTGGCCATTCTAGCATTTCTTACAGTATTTGATcctgaaaattttctaaaCTTCGAAATATCCCCAGACAGATCAGTCATTTTCTATATTACTATTTTAGGTGCTATATGGTCACTTAGCAGAAATACAATAGCCCAAGAATACCATGTTTTTGACCCAGAAGAGACGCTTAAGGAActgtatacatatacacaCTATTTACCGAAAGAATGGGAAGGGAGGTACCACAAGGAAGAGATCAAATTAGAATTCTGTAAATTATACAACTTAAGGGTTGTAATTCTTTTGCGGGAACTCACTAGTCTAATGATAACACCATTTATACTTTGGTTTTCATTACCTTCTTYAGCAGGCAAAattgttgattttttcagagaAAACTCTGAATATGTTGATGGACTAGGTTACGTTTGCAAGTATGCCATGTTTAATGTGAAAGACCTCGCCAGCAAAGATACAGGTGACattaaagaagatgatgcGACGAAGAAAGCATATGTCAATGGAGGTCGTACGTCAAATGACAAGCGGAAGAGGAAATTTGCCACGGAAGATCACGGCGATAAAGATACagcaaataataaaatgcTACAGTCATATGTGTATTTCATGGATGATTATTCTAACAGTCAAAACCTGACAGGCAAATATCAATTGCctgcaaagaaaatttacCAACACAATGAGGGTGATTCTGCCCTTAACAATAAGTACTCCTGGAGGAAGCAATTTCAACCAGGCCAGAAGCCAGAGCTGTTCAGAATAGGTAGGCATGCACTGGGCCCCAACCAGAATATATCTCTCAAGAGATACTCTACAAAGAATCCTGCGAAGAATTGGggtaacaataataatggtAGTAGTAACAACGACGATGATGGTACTAACATTACTAGTAACACtgataacaacaatactAACAACGAACATGAATTTGAACTTACAGAATCTTTTCTAGATTCGGACACATTCCCTCGATATGATGGAGTTAACCAGAACAGTATGCTGAATTCgcataataataatagtgaCAAACTCAACAAAGGAGGAGTCCTGGGACTCGTCAAAGAGTATTATAAAAAGTCGGATGTTGGAAGATAA
- the NOP14 gene encoding snoRNA-binding rRNA-processing protein NOP14, giving the protein MAGSQLKNLKAALKARGLTGQTNIKGKSKKNPKRQAKEYDREEKNRAIAEIREEFNPFEVKAARNKRRDGPPSKTADRVAVGKPGISKQIGEEQRTRAFEARKMMKNKRGGVVDKRFGERDKLLTEEEKMLERFTRERQSQSKRNTNLFNLEDDEDDGGMFGDGLTHLGQTLSLEDELDNGEDDFLTSKRFNDDDVEQQQPQRKKTKAEVMQEVIAKSKFYKQERQKAQGIMEDQIDDLDEDFEDVMSELMTTQPKKKPMEPKTDLDKEYDIRVKELQLDRRAAPTDRTKTEEEKNAEAEEKKRELEQQRLDRMNGMIELEEGEEKGVEDLDDGFWDNDNDYEEGNDEIANSDDDINLENQDQDDDFTQVLKKKNISISCPETHDALLEQVNKLNLADHPKIIKNIVKAYQPKLAEGNNQKLGQFTAVLLRHIIFLSNQDYSKNVQVFEKTQNALISILKSLSDKYNKALSEECRECINEMQARFKNDYFDGLSNGDLVFFSVIGTLFSTSDQYHLVITPSLILMNQFLEQIKFNSLKRIAFGAILIRIVLQYQRISKRYIPEAVYFFQKVLFTFIVEKKNQDKPLDFETIRLDSYELGLPKDADFSENRSSVIPLHSLSTMDEKLQSVNLKTCLLSNIMESLDVTISTVWKELPAFQEIISPIQKLLNVYALRYPGFVKAKNLLSKIEKLLKFTEHIPLALQNHRPISIPTHAPKYEENFNPDKKSYDPDRTRSEINKMKAQLKKERKFTMKEIRKDARFEARQRIDEKNKESSNYHAKMAHIVNTINTEEGAEKNKYERERKLRGGKK; this is encoded by the coding sequence ATGGCCGGTTCGCAACTGAAAAATCTAAAAGCTGCCTTGAAGGCTCGTGGGCTCACTGGTCAAACAAATATTAAAGGTAAGAGTAAGAAGAATCCAAAGAGACAAGCAAAGGAGTATGATcgagaagagaaaaatagGGCTATTGCCGAAATCAGAGAGGAATTCAATCCGTTCGAAGTGAAGGCTGCCAGGAACAAGAGAAGAGATGGTCCGCCTTCTAAAACTGCTGATCGTGTTGCAGTGGGTAAACCTGGTATCTCTAAGCAAATTGgtgaagaacaaagaacACGTGCATTTGAAGCaagaaagatgatgaagaataaaCGTGGTGGTGTGGTTGATAAAAGATTTGGTGAAAGGGACAAGTTGTTGACcgaggaagaaaaaatgttgGAACGTTTCACTAGAGAAAGACAAAGCCAATCCAAGAGAAATACGAATTTGTTCAATcttgaagatgatgaagacgatggCGGAATGTTTGGAGACGGTCTTACACATTTGGGCCAAACACTGtctttggaagatgaaTTAGACAACGGCGAAGATGATTTCTTAACTTCCAAACGATttaacgatgatgatgttgaacaacagcaaccTCAGAGGAAAAAGACTAAGGCAGAAGTCATGCAGGAAGTCATTGCAAAATCAAAGTTCTATAAGCAGGAAAGACAAAAGGCTCAAGGGATAATGGAGGACCAAATAGACGACTTAGATGAAGATTTCGAAGATGTTATGTCCGAATTGATGACTACACAGCCCAAGAAAAAGCCAATGGAACCCAAGACTGATCTAGACAAGGAGTACGATATTAGAGTAAAAGAACTGCAACTGGATAGGAGAGCCGCCCCAACTGATAGAACAAAgactgaagaagagaaaaatgcTGAAGctgaagagaaaaaacgTGAATTGGAACAGCAACGTCTTGATCGTATGAATGGTATGATCGAACTGGAGgaaggtgaagaaaaggGTGTAGAAGATTTGGATGACGGTTTTTGGGATAATGACAATGATTACGAAGAAGgcaatgatgaaattgcCAACTCCGACGATGATATCAACCTCGAAAATCAGGACCAAGATGATGACTTTACCCAagtcttgaagaaaaaaaacatctcCATTTCTTGCCCTGAAACACATGATGCACTACTGGAACAAGTAAACAAGTTGAATTTGGCTGACCACCCTAAgatcatcaaaaatatcGTCAAAGCCTATCAACCAAAATTGGCCGAAGGTAATAACCAGAAACTGGGACAATTCACTGCCGTTTTACTGAGacatattatttttttaagtaATCAAGACTATTCCAAAAACGTCCAAGTGTTCGAAAAGACCCAAAATGCATTGATCTCAATTTTAAAATCCCTTTCAgacaaatataataaagcCCTTTCGGAAGAGTGTAGGGAATGTATCAACGAAATGCAAGCACGTTTTAAAAATGACTATTTCGATGGTCTTTCAAATGGtgatttggttttcttctctGTTATTGGTACATTATTCTCTACCTCTGATCAATACCATTTGGTAATAACTCCTTCGCTGATCCTAATGAATCAATTTCTGGAACAGATCAAAtttaattctttgaaaagaattgcATTTGGTGCGATTTTGATAAGGATCGTTTTACAGTATCAACGTATCTCCAAAAGGTATATACCAGAGGCGgtttatttcttccaaaaggTTTTATTCACTTTTATagttgaaaagaaaaaccaagaCAAACCATTAGACTTTGAAACTATTAGATTGGATTCTTATGAGTTGGGACTTCCAAAAGATGCTGATTTTTCGGAAAATAGATCTAGTGTAATTCCATTGCATAGTTTATCAACAATGGATGAAAAGCTGCAATCAGTAAACCTGAAAACCTGCTTATTATCAAACATTATGGAATCATTAGATGTAACAATCTCTACTGTGTGGAAAGAATTGCCCgcttttcaagaaattattTCACCCATTCAAAAACTATTAAACGTATATGCTTTGAGATATCCTGGTTTTGTAAAGgcaaaaaatcttttgagCAAGATCGAGAAACTATTGAAATTTACAGAACATATCCCACTAGCTTTACAAAACCATAGGCCCATATCCATACCTACACACGCACCTaaatatgaagaaaacTTCAATCCTGATAAGAAATCTTATGACCCTGATAGAACGAGAAGCGAAATAAATAAGATGAAGGCTCAACTGAAGAAGGAACGCAAATTCACTATGAAAGAAATTCGTAAAGATGCCAGATTTGAAGCTAGACAAAGAATcgatgaaaagaacaaggaAAGTAGTAACTACCATGCAAAGATGGCTCATATCGTCAATACGATCAACACAGAAGAAGGTGCCGAAAAGAACAAGTACgaaagggaaagaaaattacGTGGAGGGAAGAAGTAA